In Bacteriovorax stolpii, a single genomic region encodes these proteins:
- the yidD gene encoding membrane protein insertion efficiency factor YidD, translating to MKFIAISLIRFYRYFISPLLGPKCRFYPSCSEYSKECFEKFPIERAVWYSVRRISRCHPFCDGGHDPVPEK from the coding sequence ATGAAGTTTATTGCTATTAGTTTGATTCGTTTTTACCGCTATTTTATTTCACCACTACTTGGCCCTAAATGTCGCTTTTATCCAAGCTGTTCGGAATATTCAAAAGAATGTTTCGAGAAGTTTCCAATAGAGCGTGCAGTATGGTATTCAGTACGTCGAATTAGTAGATGTCATCCCTTCTGTGATGGCGGGCATGATCCCGTCCCAGAGAAGTAG